Proteins encoded within one genomic window of Chlorobaculum sp. MV4-Y:
- a CDS encoding ABC transporter ATP-binding protein: protein MEHLLELKNLKTWYRTDSGIAKAVDGVSFSLAPNRIIGIVGESGCGKSVTALSIMRLVPMPPGYFAGGDILWKGRSIVKATEAEMRKIRGNEIAMIFQEPMSSLNPVFTCGDQITEQILNHRDVSKAEARKQAVELLNLVGIPNPSERIDSYPHEMSGGMRQRVMIAMALSCGPELLIADEPTTALDVTVQAQILELIGKLREERGMSVMLITHDFGVVAELCEEVVVMYASRIAESGTVRHIFENPLHPYTQGLLKSIPRLGAKKERLNVIEGNVPSATRLPDGCRFAGRCPLADDHCRREQPPILEYEPGHRAACWKIP, encoded by the coding sequence ATGGAGCATCTTCTCGAACTCAAGAATCTCAAAACCTGGTACCGTACCGATAGCGGTATTGCCAAGGCTGTCGATGGCGTCAGCTTTTCGCTTGCGCCGAACCGCATCATCGGCATCGTCGGTGAGTCGGGATGCGGCAAGTCGGTGACGGCGCTGTCGATCATGCGCCTCGTGCCGATGCCGCCGGGCTACTTTGCCGGGGGCGATATTCTCTGGAAAGGGCGCAGCATCGTCAAGGCAACCGAAGCCGAGATGCGCAAGATTCGCGGCAACGAGATCGCCATGATCTTTCAGGAACCGATGAGTTCGCTCAATCCGGTCTTCACCTGTGGAGATCAGATCACGGAGCAGATTCTCAACCACCGCGATGTGAGCAAGGCCGAGGCGCGCAAACAGGCGGTCGAACTGCTGAATCTGGTTGGCATTCCGAATCCTTCCGAGCGCATCGACTCCTACCCGCACGAGATGTCCGGCGGAATGCGGCAGCGGGTGATGATCGCCATGGCTTTGTCCTGCGGGCCGGAGCTGCTCATCGCCGACGAGCCGACGACGGCGCTCGACGTGACGGTGCAGGCGCAGATTCTCGAACTCATCGGCAAGCTGCGCGAGGAGCGGGGTATGAGCGTGATGCTCATTACGCACGACTTCGGCGTGGTGGCCGAGCTTTGCGAAGAGGTGGTCGTTATGTACGCTTCGCGCATCGCCGAGAGCGGCACGGTGCGGCACATTTTCGAGAATCCGCTCCACCCCTACACGCAAGGGCTGCTGAAGTCGATTCCGCGTCTCGGCGCGAAAAAGGAGCGGCTGAACGTGATCGAGGGCAACGTACCGAGCGCCACCCGTTTGCCGGACGGATGCCGGTTCGCCGGGCGCTGTCCGCTGGCTGATGACCACTGCCGCCGTGAGCAGCCGCCGATTCTCGAATATGAACCGGGCCATCGGGCGGCCTGCTGGAAAATCCCCTGA
- a CDS encoding (2Fe-2S)-binding protein has translation MNITVNDRECSAQVGDRLLDVARANHSHIGYFCGGNAICQTCYVRVLEGAELLSPMSDAEKAMLSDKLVKKGTRMACQTLIEKPGKITVLSEVEAAKRMTLENPLQLPAYMGKMGWESAVKFTDTIAFQARREQGEHALEPTQLLHDVAAAIGDAIQLVFNAIQAAFGVKRSADKPQIKAGNGCGCDTALLAKTATCDNGHGRIVSPEILQLHQESGAVCN, from the coding sequence ATGAACATCACCGTAAACGATAGAGAGTGTTCCGCCCAGGTTGGGGATAGATTGCTCGATGTAGCTCGCGCCAATCACAGCCATATAGGTTATTTCTGCGGCGGCAACGCCATCTGCCAGACCTGCTACGTCAGGGTGCTCGAAGGTGCGGAGTTGCTTTCGCCGATGAGTGACGCCGAAAAGGCGATGCTTTCCGACAAGCTGGTCAAGAAGGGGACGCGAATGGCCTGTCAGACACTTATAGAGAAACCCGGCAAGATCACGGTTCTCTCCGAGGTCGAAGCGGCCAAGAGGATGACTCTGGAAAACCCGCTCCAGCTTCCGGCATATATGGGCAAAATGGGTTGGGAGTCCGCCGTCAAGTTCACCGATACGATTGCCTTCCAGGCAAGGCGTGAACAGGGAGAACATGCACTGGAGCCGACCCAGCTGCTTCACGATGTGGCCGCCGCCATCGGCGACGCGATTCAACTGGTGTTCAACGCGATTCAGGCCGCCTTTGGCGTGAAGCGTTCAGCGGACAAGCCCCAGATCAAAGCGGGCAACGGATGCGGCTGTGATACGGCGCTCCTCGCAAAAACGGCAACTTGTGACAACGGTCATGGAAGGATCGTCTCTCCTGAAATACTCCAGCTCCATCAGGAGAGCGGCGCGGTCTGCAACTGA
- a CDS encoding anti-sigma factor family protein, translated as MNCNKAMVLMSAAIDGELTPKEEEELAQHLADCPECRAEFQDAKKTKIIIKERIVRVKAPSTLVESITRLTTITS; from the coding sequence ATGAATTGTAACAAAGCAATGGTGCTCATGAGCGCAGCTATTGACGGGGAGCTCACCCCGAAAGAAGAGGAAGAGCTTGCCCAACACCTTGCTGATTGTCCTGAATGCCGGGCCGAGTTTCAGGATGCAAAAAAAACCAAAATCATTATCAAAGAACGCATCGTTCGAGTCAAGGCGCCGTCAACCCTCGTCGAGTCGATTACAAGGCTGACCACCATTACTTCCTGA
- a CDS encoding ATP-binding protein translates to MKAKLSFRLGLVFGLIIFFSLAFSYVYQGRQLRKVLFQNVRTSLLHDLRLTAGMLENRPPGWSNPELSDQWTDRVGKTLDVRVTLIGLDGKVIGDSYVSAAKLAMLENHRNREEVKAALAGGLGEATRFSVSVRENMLYMAMPVGRPEHWAVLRLAKPLHDIAAVEAQIDKGIEGGLYWALLLALTAGTLSAVFLSRPLVRIASAADRFLHGETEVKIPVKHDDEIGRLARAFNYLSEEIVRLTRKEEWLREVLSSIREAIIVTNASGEIVLANPAASRLFMIEAAWKRSIPVTNIEDPGMRELFERVHRRQSGVYNEELSAMTSKGRRTLKVTAVPVMKGEQFDGTVLVINDVTRLRNLERTRRDFVSSVSHELRTPLASIKGYTETLLEGAMNDPENATAFLNIILQESEQLTALVNDVLDLSRIESGKIVYTFESVDVKPQLEKTVALFEPAASRKGVRIELNAPEGLPPVYADRNYFDIVMRNLIDNAIKYVDAESGRVRVSAYASGDGVSIEVADNGIGIPQADLERIFERFYRVDKARSRDLGGTGLGLSIVKHIVLAHRGKVEVRSRINRGSTFTVTIPVAET, encoded by the coding sequence ATGAAGGCTAAGCTCTCATTCAGACTTGGTCTGGTTTTCGGCCTGATCATCTTTTTTTCGCTTGCCTTCAGTTATGTCTATCAGGGGCGTCAGCTCCGCAAGGTGCTGTTTCAGAACGTTCGCACCAGCCTCTTGCACGACCTTCGCCTTACCGCCGGAATGCTGGAGAACCGCCCGCCGGGGTGGAGCAATCCGGAGCTTTCCGACCAGTGGACTGACCGGGTTGGCAAGACGCTCGACGTGAGGGTCACGCTGATCGGTCTCGATGGCAAGGTCATTGGAGACTCTTACGTCTCCGCTGCCAAACTTGCCATGCTTGAGAACCATCGAAATCGCGAAGAGGTCAAAGCGGCGCTTGCCGGTGGCCTCGGCGAGGCGACGCGCTTCAGCGTTTCCGTTCGTGAAAACATGCTTTACATGGCCATGCCGGTCGGTAGGCCCGAGCATTGGGCCGTGCTCAGGCTGGCCAAGCCGCTGCACGACATCGCTGCGGTCGAGGCACAGATTGACAAGGGCATCGAAGGGGGCCTCTACTGGGCGCTCCTGCTTGCCCTGACGGCGGGGACCTTGTCGGCGGTCTTTCTCTCCCGCCCGCTGGTCAGGATCGCCAGCGCCGCCGACCGCTTTCTGCACGGCGAGACGGAGGTGAAGATTCCCGTCAAGCATGACGACGAAATCGGGCGCCTGGCGCGGGCGTTCAACTATCTTTCCGAAGAGATCGTGAGGCTGACCCGCAAGGAGGAGTGGCTGCGGGAGGTACTGTCGAGCATCCGCGAGGCGATCATCGTTACCAACGCTTCGGGTGAGATCGTGCTTGCCAACCCCGCCGCGTCGCGGCTGTTCATGATCGAGGCCGCCTGGAAGCGCTCGATACCGGTCACCAATATCGAGGATCCGGGGATGCGGGAGCTGTTCGAGCGGGTGCACCGTCGCCAGAGCGGGGTTTACAACGAAGAGCTGTCGGCCATGACCTCCAAGGGCAGGCGCACGCTCAAGGTGACTGCCGTGCCGGTGATGAAGGGCGAGCAGTTCGACGGTACGGTGCTTGTCATCAACGACGTGACTCGCCTGCGCAATCTTGAACGCACGCGCCGCGATTTCGTCTCCAGCGTGTCGCACGAGCTGCGCACGCCGCTGGCGAGCATCAAGGGGTACACCGAAACACTGCTCGAAGGGGCGATGAACGATCCGGAAAACGCCACGGCATTTCTGAATATCATCCTCCAGGAGAGCGAGCAGCTCACGGCGCTGGTCAACGATGTGCTCGATCTGTCGCGCATCGAATCGGGCAAGATCGTTTACACTTTCGAGTCGGTCGATGTCAAACCGCAGCTCGAAAAAACGGTGGCGCTCTTCGAACCAGCCGCTTCACGCAAGGGCGTGCGCATTGAGCTGAACGCGCCTGAAGGGTTGCCGCCAGTCTATGCTGACCGCAACTACTTCGACATCGTCATGCGCAACCTCATCGATAACGCCATCAAGTATGTCGATGCGGAGAGCGGTCGGGTACGAGTCAGCGCCTACGCCTCGGGCGATGGTGTCAGCATCGAGGTCGCCGACAACGGCATCGGCATTCCGCAGGCCGATCTCGAACGGATTTTCGAGCGATTCTACCGGGTTGACAAGGCGCGTTCCCGCGATCTTGGCGGCACCGGTCTCGGCCTGTCGATTGTCAAGCACATCGTGCTTGCGCACCGGGGCAAGGTGGAGGTGCGCTCCCGGATTAACCGCGGCTCGACCTTTACGGTCACGATTCCTGTCGCTGAAACCTGA
- a CDS encoding sigma-70 family RNA polymerase sigma factor, with protein MKEKKQMLSAQEQLKQQEFQEEAVAHINSLYNYALHLTMNPDDAHDLVQETYLKAYKFFNSFERGTNCKAWLFKILKNNYINKFRKNAREPGKVDYDLIKDFYHTIKDVQSDTTEAESDFFHSLLHEEVYQALQSLPEEFREVIQLCDIEGFTYEEIANMVESPIGTVRSRLYRGRKLLRAKLEDYAKKHGYDTESGD; from the coding sequence ATGAAAGAGAAAAAACAGATGCTCTCAGCTCAGGAACAGCTCAAACAACAGGAGTTTCAAGAGGAGGCTGTCGCGCATATCAATTCACTCTACAACTATGCGCTGCATCTCACGATGAACCCTGACGACGCCCATGATCTGGTGCAGGAGACATACCTGAAGGCATATAAATTTTTCAATTCCTTCGAGCGGGGAACAAACTGCAAGGCGTGGCTGTTCAAAATTCTCAAAAACAATTACATTAACAAATTTCGTAAAAACGCAAGGGAACCCGGCAAAGTTGATTACGACCTGATCAAGGATTTTTACCATACGATCAAGGACGTGCAGAGCGACACAACCGAAGCCGAGTCGGATTTTTTCCATTCCCTGTTGCACGAAGAGGTTTACCAGGCATTACAGTCGCTTCCAGAAGAGTTCAGGGAGGTCATACAGTTGTGCGATATTGAAGGATTTACTTACGAGGAGATCGCGAATATGGTTGAAAGCCCGATCGGAACGGTTCGATCACGTTTGTACAGAGGCAGAAAACTGTTGCGTGCCAAACTTGAAGATTACGCCAAAAAGCACGGGTACGACACCGAATCTGGTGATTAA
- a CDS encoding FAD-dependent oxidoreductase, with translation MAETVDVIVIGAGIGGLTAAALLQERGFSTVVFEKNRFPGGSCSSFEKGGYTFDAGASVFYGFCDDDAKGTLNLHSRIFRKLGIEVKTIPDPVQIHYHMPAGFEVPAWFDRERFLEALCRRFPHERTGIRKFYDELESVYEILNSLPAGSLEDVMHLGVVGARHPLKVMSLGVKTLFSMGKMARRYISDKELLRFIDLESYSWAVQDAISTPLVNAGICLADRHHGGINYPVGGSGAIPSALVKGFEKFGGSIRFGSEVSKVIVENGSAVGVRLSDGKEVRATAVVSNATVWDTFSKLVDDPRLRIPDDRFIKAPSWFQLWLGVDGSIVPQGFHMHHIIVDDWSTHDELGGTIYFSAPSVLDQSLAPPGKHALHLFVTAETWQWDRYEYRGAEYKAAKEAFAKSLIARAERLLPGIQDATELMVTATPQSHACYLNRRDGSYGPLLKPGQNILLKPQNRTPVKNLFAAGDSTFPGQGVIAVTYSGISCASYIARQLGKPLEYL, from the coding sequence ATGGCTGAAACGGTTGATGTTATTGTCATCGGGGCGGGTATCGGAGGCCTGACGGCGGCAGCGTTGTTGCAGGAGCGGGGTTTTTCAACCGTCGTTTTCGAAAAAAACAGGTTTCCCGGTGGGAGCTGCTCGTCGTTTGAGAAGGGAGGTTACACCTTCGATGCCGGAGCCTCGGTGTTTTACGGTTTCTGCGATGACGACGCAAAGGGGACACTCAACCTGCATTCACGGATTTTCCGCAAACTCGGCATCGAGGTTAAGACCATTCCCGATCCGGTGCAGATTCATTACCACATGCCGGCAGGCTTCGAGGTTCCGGCCTGGTTTGATCGTGAGCGTTTTCTCGAAGCGCTCTGCCGCCGGTTTCCGCACGAACGCACAGGCATCCGGAAATTTTACGACGAGCTTGAATCGGTCTATGAAATTCTGAATTCTTTGCCCGCCGGCTCACTCGAAGATGTGATGCATCTTGGGGTTGTCGGTGCCCGGCATCCGCTGAAGGTTATGTCCCTTGGCGTCAAGACGCTCTTTTCGATGGGCAAGATGGCGCGGCGTTACATCAGCGACAAAGAGCTGCTGCGTTTTATTGATCTCGAATCCTACTCGTGGGCGGTGCAGGACGCCATTTCGACCCCGCTGGTCAATGCGGGCATCTGCCTGGCCGATCGGCACCATGGCGGTATCAACTATCCTGTCGGTGGCTCGGGAGCCATTCCGTCGGCGCTGGTGAAGGGATTCGAAAAATTCGGGGGCTCAATCCGGTTCGGCAGCGAAGTGTCGAAGGTCATCGTCGAGAACGGCTCGGCGGTCGGTGTCCGTCTCTCTGACGGCAAGGAGGTGAGAGCGACGGCGGTGGTCAGCAACGCCACGGTGTGGGACACCTTCAGCAAGCTCGTGGACGATCCCCGGTTGCGGATTCCGGATGATCGTTTCATCAAGGCTCCGAGCTGGTTCCAGCTATGGCTCGGTGTGGACGGCTCGATCGTACCTCAGGGCTTCCACATGCACCACATCATTGTGGATGACTGGTCGACGCACGACGAGCTTGGAGGCACGATCTACTTCTCTGCTCCCTCGGTGCTCGATCAGTCGCTTGCGCCGCCCGGCAAGCACGCCCTGCATCTTTTTGTGACCGCCGAGACCTGGCAGTGGGATCGGTACGAGTATCGCGGCGCGGAATACAAGGCTGCGAAAGAGGCTTTTGCAAAATCACTGATTGCGAGAGCCGAGCGACTCCTGCCGGGAATTCAGGATGCCACCGAACTCATGGTGACCGCAACGCCGCAGAGCCACGCGTGCTACCTCAATCGCCGTGACGGCTCCTACGGGCCGTTGCTTAAGCCGGGTCAGAACATCCTTTTGAAGCCGCAGAACCGCACGCCGGTGAAGAACCTCTTTGCCGCTGGCGACAGTACCTTTCCCGGTCAGGGAGTAATTGCCGTGACCTACTCGGGCATTTCGTGCGCTTCCTACATCGCACGTCAGCTTGGCAAGCCGCTGGAGTATTTGTAG
- the mfd gene encoding transcription-repair coupling factor — MKFSANPAPQFASIVKRPVDLVIDSLAASAPYRALREALSVTADEEHRPVDICGVRGSLAPFIAAGLFRDFDAPVVLFCSADEEEVYDNDLPLLLGGKPFRNTADELSPALGMLSRRESLVVLAAFEDVGVEVCSAESSGERLFSLSAGSDVGYDALMQFLKNNGFEKREFVENEGEFSVRGSIIDVFSYGSREPVRIEFFGDTVSSLRNFDTDSQLSTSAIESVDLFGSFTQNSEATSHSGILDYLPESTIIVIDDATAMQSATSRAVLEAALPRFRHVVIHRIDRQGIDFNSSEQQHLQGNFRLLAGRLQEKAERGLKPLFACASRREIEELAEFIADENAGKSPDAIKWIPANLHSGFSFGELNLYTESDIFGKFHTYKTHRKRKVRGISLKELQRLKVGDYVVHEDYGVGVFRSLETIQVGDSEQECVLVEYEGGDQLYVNVQNINLLSKYTASEGSLPNLSKLGSSKWSAKKEKVRKKLRDIAAKLIRVYAERKMTPGFAFGPDSIFQREFEASFMFEETPDQLKAIQEVKKDMQSPSPMDRLICGDAGFGKTEIAMRAAFKAVESKKQVAILTPTTILTHQHGESFARRFANFPVNIAVLSRFVPKKQQKEVIERIASGAVDIVIGTHRLVSSDVVFKDLGLLVIDEEQHFGVEVKEKLRQQFPGVDTLTMSATPIPRTMQFSMLGARDISIVSTPPKNRQPVETVITEYDSATIQAAIQREIQREGQVFFLNNRIASLEDAERTIRELVPYARIASAHGQMPAKELENIMMDFMQQELDVLIATSIIGSGLDISNANTIIINRADMFGLSDLYQLRGRVGRSERKAYCYLVTPPLHTLKREAIQRIAVIESFTELGSGINVALRDLDIRGAGNLLGAEQSGFIHEIGFDLYQKMIEETVAELKLTEFSHIFSDSEKAALKPQRPCDMIFFFDALLPDYYITATQERFSCYDRISKAADDAALRNISKELEDRFGAMPAEVQNLLALTRMKHLGSALGLEKIDLQPSTATIFLPSDEDKEFYDSAFFQNLIVALQDGTIKEYHPQFRHEKKMKLVFRHPGTADTAPLALIARYEALLKEIAERATSE, encoded by the coding sequence ATGAAATTTTCCGCTAATCCCGCGCCACAGTTCGCCAGTATCGTCAAAAGACCGGTCGATCTCGTGATCGACAGCCTTGCCGCGTCGGCTCCTTATCGCGCCCTCCGCGAGGCGCTTTCGGTAACGGCGGACGAAGAGCACCGGCCCGTGGACATCTGCGGCGTTCGGGGTTCACTCGCGCCGTTCATCGCCGCCGGGCTGTTCCGGGATTTCGACGCGCCGGTGGTGCTTTTTTGCAGCGCCGACGAGGAGGAGGTGTACGACAACGACCTGCCACTGCTGCTTGGCGGCAAGCCCTTCCGCAACACCGCCGACGAGCTTTCTCCGGCGCTCGGAATGCTCTCCCGGCGCGAGTCGCTCGTCGTGCTGGCGGCCTTCGAGGATGTCGGCGTTGAGGTGTGCAGCGCGGAGTCGTCGGGTGAACGGCTCTTTTCGCTCTCCGCCGGAAGCGATGTCGGGTACGACGCACTGATGCAGTTCCTTAAAAACAACGGCTTCGAGAAGCGGGAGTTCGTCGAGAACGAAGGCGAGTTTTCGGTGCGCGGCTCGATCATCGATGTCTTCAGCTACGGCAGCCGCGAACCGGTGCGCATCGAGTTCTTCGGCGACACGGTCAGCTCGCTCAGGAATTTCGACACCGACAGCCAGCTCTCGACCTCGGCCATCGAGTCGGTCGATCTGTTCGGCAGCTTCACGCAGAACAGCGAAGCAACCAGCCACTCCGGCATCCTCGACTACCTGCCGGAATCAACGATCATCGTCATCGACGACGCCACCGCGATGCAGAGCGCCACGAGCCGCGCCGTGCTCGAAGCGGCGCTCCCCCGCTTCCGGCACGTGGTAATCCACCGGATCGACAGGCAAGGCATCGACTTCAACTCAAGCGAGCAGCAGCACCTGCAAGGAAATTTCCGTCTGCTGGCCGGCCGCTTGCAGGAGAAGGCAGAGCGCGGGCTGAAACCGCTCTTCGCCTGCGCGTCACGCCGGGAAATCGAGGAGCTGGCGGAGTTCATTGCTGACGAAAACGCCGGTAAATCGCCCGACGCTATCAAATGGATTCCGGCGAACCTGCACTCCGGCTTTTCGTTTGGCGAGCTGAATCTCTACACCGAATCCGACATTTTCGGCAAGTTCCACACCTACAAAACACACCGCAAACGCAAGGTTCGGGGCATTTCGCTCAAGGAGCTTCAGCGCCTCAAGGTTGGCGATTACGTCGTGCACGAAGATTACGGCGTCGGCGTGTTCCGGTCGCTCGAAACGATCCAGGTAGGAGATTCGGAACAGGAGTGCGTGCTGGTCGAGTACGAGGGCGGCGACCAGTTGTACGTCAATGTGCAGAACATCAACCTCCTCTCGAAGTACACCGCTTCGGAGGGGTCGCTGCCGAATCTCTCGAAACTCGGCAGCTCGAAATGGAGCGCCAAGAAGGAGAAGGTGCGCAAGAAGCTGCGCGACATCGCGGCCAAGCTGATCCGCGTGTACGCCGAGCGCAAGATGACACCCGGTTTCGCCTTCGGGCCGGATTCGATCTTCCAGCGTGAGTTCGAAGCCTCCTTCATGTTCGAGGAAACCCCCGACCAGCTCAAGGCAATCCAGGAGGTCAAGAAGGACATGCAGTCCCCCTCACCGATGGATCGGCTCATCTGCGGCGACGCCGGATTCGGCAAGACCGAGATCGCCATGCGCGCAGCTTTCAAGGCGGTCGAGTCGAAAAAGCAGGTAGCGATCCTGACGCCGACCACCATTCTGACACACCAGCACGGCGAGTCGTTCGCGCGGCGCTTCGCCAACTTCCCGGTCAACATCGCCGTTCTGAGCCGCTTCGTGCCGAAAAAGCAGCAGAAGGAGGTGATCGAACGGATCGCATCGGGGGCGGTGGACATTGTGATTGGCACGCACCGACTGGTCTCGTCGGACGTGGTGTTCAAGGATCTGGGGCTGCTCGTCATCGACGAGGAGCAGCACTTCGGCGTCGAGGTCAAGGAGAAGCTCCGCCAGCAGTTCCCCGGCGTCGATACGCTCACCATGTCGGCCACGCCGATTCCGCGCACCATGCAGTTTTCGATGCTCGGCGCACGCGACATCTCCATCGTTTCAACGCCGCCAAAGAACCGCCAGCCGGTCGAGACGGTCATCACGGAGTACGACTCGGCGACGATCCAGGCGGCCATCCAGCGCGAAATCCAGCGGGAAGGTCAGGTCTTCTTCCTGAACAACCGCATCGCCAGCCTCGAAGATGCCGAACGCACCATACGCGAACTCGTGCCTTACGCCCGCATCGCCTCGGCGCACGGCCAGATGCCCGCCAAGGAGCTGGAAAACATCATGATGGACTTCATGCAGCAGGAGCTCGACGTACTCATCGCGACCTCGATCATCGGCTCGGGCCTCGACATCTCCAACGCCAACACGATCATCATCAACCGCGCCGACATGTTCGGCCTGTCGGATTTGTACCAGCTCCGGGGGCGCGTGGGACGAAGCGAGCGCAAGGCGTACTGCTACCTCGTCACGCCGCCGCTGCACACGCTCAAGCGCGAGGCAATCCAGCGCATCGCGGTGATCGAGAGCTTCACGGAGCTTGGCTCCGGCATCAACGTCGCCCTGCGCGACCTCGACATTCGCGGCGCGGGTAACCTGCTCGGCGCGGAGCAGTCGGGCTTCATCCACGAGATTGGCTTCGACCTTTACCAGAAGATGATCGAGGAGACCGTCGCCGAACTCAAGCTGACGGAATTCAGCCACATCTTCAGCGACAGCGAGAAGGCAGCGCTCAAGCCGCAGAGGCCTTGCGACATGATCTTCTTCTTCGACGCGCTCCTCCCCGATTACTACATCACGGCCACCCAGGAGCGCTTCTCGTGCTACGACCGCATTTCGAAAGCCGCTGACGACGCGGCGCTCCGGAACATTTCCAAAGAACTCGAAGACCGCTTCGGCGCGATGCCCGCCGAGGTGCAAAATCTGCTCGCACTCACCCGCATGAAGCATCTCGGCTCGGCGCTCGGCCTCGAAAAGATCGACCTCCAGCCATCGACCGCCACAATCTTCCTGCCGTCCGACGAGGACAAGGAGTTCTACGACAGCGCTTTCTTCCAGAACCTGATCGTGGCATTGCAGGATGGTACAATCAAAGAGTACCACCCGCAGTTCAGGCACGAGAAAAAGATGAAGCTCGTCTTCCGGCACCCCGGAACCGCCGACACCGCTCCCCTCGCGCTGATCGCGCGGTACGAAGCGCTGCTGAAGGAGATCGCCGAGAGGGCGACAAGCGAATAA
- a CDS encoding (2Fe-2S)-binding protein, whose protein sequence is MIIYINDKPCNAKVGELLLNTAKQNKSHIGYICGGNGICQSCFVYVLEGAECLSEPGEDEKAFISDKLFAEGGRLACRTTIVKEGTIRVLTRAEKFRRIVLGLNVPGFITYAQTIGYNVTNKLPSGVSSIVSRVQSGRLNPVDTIGKIASGLSPASQLAYNNFIETFPFMETPVNLVSGVTKGALDNASGALCTISGGRLHLPGSTCATHDKPAEPIERITITTK, encoded by the coding sequence ATGATTATCTACATCAATGACAAACCCTGCAACGCCAAGGTCGGGGAGTTGCTGCTCAACACCGCAAAACAGAACAAGTCTCACATCGGCTACATCTGCGGCGGCAACGGCATATGCCAGAGCTGCTTCGTCTATGTACTCGAAGGCGCTGAATGCCTCTCCGAACCGGGCGAAGACGAAAAGGCTTTTATCTCCGACAAGCTCTTTGCAGAAGGCGGACGCCTCGCCTGCCGCACCACCATCGTCAAGGAGGGGACGATCCGGGTGCTGACCCGTGCCGAAAAGTTCCGGCGGATCGTGCTTGGACTGAACGTCCCGGGCTTCATCACCTACGCACAGACGATCGGTTACAATGTGACAAACAAACTCCCGTCCGGCGTTTCAAGCATCGTCTCAAGAGTGCAGAGCGGGCGACTCAATCCTGTCGATACAATCGGCAAGATCGCCAGCGGCCTCAGCCCGGCATCGCAACTTGCCTACAATAATTTTATTGAGACCTTCCCCTTCATGGAAACCCCCGTAAATCTGGTTAGCGGTGTAACCAAAGGCGCGCTCGACAATGCCTCTGGCGCACTGTGCACCATCAGCGGCGGTCGGCTTCACCTGCCGGGTTCGACCTGCGCAACCCACGACAAACCGGCTGAACCCATCGAGCGCATTACCATCACGACGAAATAA
- a CDS encoding response regulator transcription factor: protein MAETSILIVEDDRNLAGLLKYNLEKAGYGCIHAASGEDALDELQRHAVNLALLDIMLPGIDGFEVCRRIRQNVQWSDLPIVMLTAKGEEIDKVLGFELGIDDYVVKPFSPRELNLRIRAILKRDRRNRSNVQEVLRSGGIEVDIGRHAATLDGRPLVLTLMEFKLLALLLKRKGQAQTREVLLSDVWDVDKSINTRTIDTHVTRLREKLGDSGRFIKTVRGLGYKFDENGDDLNEG, encoded by the coding sequence ATGGCTGAAACCTCCATACTGATCGTCGAAGATGACCGGAACCTTGCCGGGCTCCTGAAGTACAACCTCGAAAAAGCCGGTTATGGCTGCATTCACGCCGCCAGTGGAGAGGATGCGCTCGACGAGCTGCAACGCCATGCCGTGAACCTCGCGCTGCTCGACATCATGCTGCCTGGTATCGACGGCTTCGAGGTGTGCCGCCGCATTCGCCAGAATGTGCAGTGGAGCGATCTGCCCATCGTCATGCTGACCGCCAAGGGCGAGGAGATCGACAAGGTGCTCGGGTTCGAACTCGGCATCGACGACTATGTGGTCAAGCCCTTCAGCCCCCGCGAGCTGAATCTGCGTATCCGCGCGATTCTCAAGCGCGACCGCCGCAACCGCAGCAACGTGCAGGAGGTGCTCCGCTCGGGTGGCATCGAGGTCGATATCGGACGCCATGCGGCCACGCTCGATGGTCGTCCGCTGGTGCTGACCCTGATGGAGTTCAAGCTGCTTGCGCTCCTCTTGAAACGCAAAGGGCAGGCGCAGACGCGCGAGGTGCTCCTGAGCGACGTGTGGGATGTGGACAAGAGCATCAATACCCGCACCATCGACACGCACGTTACGCGGCTCCGCGAAAAGCTCGGCGACTCCGGGCGCTTCATCAAGACCGTTCGAGGCCTTGGCTACAAGTTCGATGAAAACGGAGACGATTTGAATGAAGGCTAA